In Crassostrea angulata isolate pt1a10 chromosome 6, ASM2561291v2, whole genome shotgun sequence, a genomic segment contains:
- the LOC128189570 gene encoding uncharacterized protein LOC128189570 has product MASLGLLANYGSDEEDSSYTDSDDNASNSVTIKSDKEEKAKPNFFDAGESSSEESSKEEETDRKEKLPNPMLGGLPRPVFEEGNDKELLSVFTNPYEQAEQAKNTVLEKHVKMVERNIPKGKAGQVCFKYKKGKCPYGKNCRYSHDLSSELISKPAAITEEKPVFDFQHHSMTVQNIEPELEDDDSYMANAKRKKRAGVTDHLVPPKKALKSLDKQRRNERPWTMSE; this is encoded by the exons ATGGCTTCCCTTGGACTTCTCGCTAATTATGGAAGTGATGAAGAAGATTCGTCATATACAGATTCTGATGATAATGCATCTAACTCTGTAAC GATAAAAAGTGACAAGGAAGAAAAAGCAAAACCAAATTTCTTTGATGCAGGCGAAAGCAGCTCTGAAGAAAGCAGCAAAGAGGAAGAAACtgatagaaaagaaaaacttcCGAACCCCATGCTAGGGGGTCTTCCCCGGCCAGTGTTTGAAGAGGGCAATGATAAAGAATTACTATCTGTGTTCACAAACCCTTATGAACAAGCTGAGCAAGCCAAAAATACTGTTCTGGAAAAACATGTGAAAATGGTGGAGAGGAATATCCCCAAAGGAAAAGCGGGTCAAGTCTGTTTTAAGTATAAGAAAGGCAAGTGTCCATATGGGAAAAATTGCAGATACTCTCATGACTTAAGTTCAGAACTGATTTCAAAACCTGCAGCAATAACAGAGGAAAAACCAGTTTTTGATTTTCAACACCATTCTATGACTGTGCAAAATATTGAACCAGAGCTGGAAGACGATGACAGTTATATGGCAAATGCCAAAAGAAAAAAGAGGGCAGGAGTTACAGATCATTTAGTACCCCCCAAAAAAGCGTTAAAATCCCTTGATAAACAGAGACGCAATGAGAGACCATGGACTATGTcagaataa